Within the uncultured Bacteroides sp. genome, the region GGGCAGTATTTACAAGCATAGCTCCCTTTGGCATCTTATTAAGAAGTGCATAGTTGATGGAGTTCTTTGTTTCTGCAGTTGCAGGGATGTGAAGAGAAACAACATCGCAGGTAGCATAAAGTTCTTCTGCTGAGTCTACAGCCTTTGCGCCATCTTTTTCAATTACTTCTTTTGGGCAGAATGCATCGTAAGCATAGATTTCCATTCCAAAACCTCTGGCAACACGAGCTACGTTACGACCTACATTACCATAAGCATGAATACCTAGTTTCTTACCCATCAATTCAGAACCTGAAGTTCCGTTATAGAAGTTACGAACAGCAAATACCATAAGGCCAAGAGCCAGTTCGGCTACGGCATTGGAATTCTGTCCCGGAGTATTCATAACACAAACACCGTGAGCTGTGGCAGCATCAAGGTCTACATTATCATAACCGGCACCTGCACGAACTACGATTTTCAATTCCTTAGCAGCGTCTAATACTTCTGCATCTATAATATCACTACGGATAATGATTGCGTTAGCATCTTTTACAGCATCAAGCAGTTGTTTCTTCTCTGTGTACTTTTCTAATAAGGCCAATTCATAGCCTGCAGCTTCAATCTCTTTACGAATTCCGTCTACAGCAACTTTAGCAAACGGTTTGTCTGTTGCGATTAATACTTTCATAGTGTTATGTATTTAAAAGTTCACCACAGAGAACGCAGATTTCACAGACTTTGAATAATCTGTGAAACCGGCGCAATCTGTGGTGAATAGTTTTGTATATTAATGTAATTTTTCAAATTCCTGCATGCAAGCAACCAAAGCTTCTACGCTTTCTTTTGGCATTGCATTATAGCAAGAAGCACGGAAACCGCCTACTGAACGGTGTCCTTTGATACCTACCATACCTCTTTCTGTAGCAAACTTCATAAAGTCAGCTTCAAGATCCTTGTATTCGTCTTTCATTACGAAGCAGATGTTCATCAATGAACGGTCTTCTTTGTTAGCAGTTCCAACGAATAATTTGTTACGGTCAATTTCACCGTATAAAAGATCAGCTTTTTCGATAGCTCTTCTTTCCATTTCCTTTACGCCACCTTCAGCCTTTAACCAACGAAGAGTCTCAAGTGCTGCATAGATAGGAACTACTGGAGGAGTATTGAACATAGAACCGTTATCAATATGAGTCTGGTAGTTAAGCATTGTAGGGATGTAACGAGATACTTTTCCAAGTGAGTCGTTCTTTACAATAACAAAAGTAAGTCCTGCAGGAGCAAGATTCTTTTGAGCTCCACCATAAATCATAGCATATTTTGAAACATCCATAGGACGAGAGAATATATCTGAAGATGCATCGGCAATCAATGGAACAGGAGAATCAATATCAGTGCGGATTTCTGTACCATAGATAGTATTATTTGTTGTGATGTGGAAGTAATCTGCATCAGCAGGAATAGTATAATCCTTAGGAACAAATGTATAATTTGCGTCTGCTGAAGATGCAACCTCAACAACTTCACCAAAAGCTTTTGCTTCTTTCATAGCTTTCTTAGCCCAAACACCAGTGTTCAGATAAGCAGCTTTCTTTTCAAGGTAGTTGAAAGGAATCATACAGAATTCCAGGCTCGCGCCGCCACCAAGGAAAAGGACCGAATAACCTTCGGGTATATTTAAAAGTTCTTTAAACAGTGCTACAGCTTCATCAACCACTGGTTGAAAATCTTTTGCACGGTGACTAATTTCCATCAAAGAAAGTCCAGAACCATTGAAGTCAAGAATGGCTTTCGCAGTGTTTTCGATTGTTGATTGAGGAAGAATAGAAGGTCCGGCATTAAAATTATGCTTTTTCATTTGAAGTTTGTTTTGATTATACAATAAAAATAACTAGAATTTTAAGACACCGCGAAATTACTATTTTTTTTCGGGGAAACAAAGGTTTCAATATAAAAATACTGCTTTTAAACTCCTTTTTACTTTCTATTTATTCGTTTCAATAAACATGTAACTACATTTTGTTATATAGTTTTTTTGGCTATTGAACAATTACACGCAGAAATTCGTTGTTTTAAATATATTAAAGGAGGCAAAATTATGAAAATGACTTTAAACTTTATTTCATCAACAGTAGTAACCTTTCTGACCATCATTTTTATGCCTGGGATAGAAGTTGGAAGTATATGGACCGCCATTTTACTGGCTGTTCTTATGGGAATTTTCAATATTGCTGTAAAACCCGGACTTGAGCTTCTTTCTATTATACCAACGCTACTAACTATTTTACTATTTTTATTAGTGGCTAATGGTTCCATACTTATTATGGCAGATTGGCTTATGGATAGTTTTAAGGTAAACAGCTTTGGGACAACAGTAATGTTTAGCGTTATTGTGACTTCATTAAACTGGATGTTGCACCGTTTTTATAGAAAAATAAAATAACTTACGCGAAAGATTATATCAACATTGTACAAAAGATTGTTTTCTTCTGTACAAAAGATTGAATTGTTTTGTACAAAAGGAAACAATCTTTTGTACAAAACAAAAAAAATATTACCCGAAAGAATTAATCTGCTTCCTCAATCTTTGTCTTTGTTCCCTTAATCTTTTCTCCCTGAATCAGATTAAGAGTTTGATTCAACTTTGAACGCCGGATAGCAACAAAGGCAAAATGCTCTTTCACATCTATCTGACCTATGTCATCTTTAGTAAGCTTTCCTTTCTTATAAAGAAAACCAACAATATCAATCTTGTTCACTTTGTCTTTTTTCCCTTTACCTATATATAAGGTAACCCAAAGTGGTTGTGCAGGGCGGGATACTTTTCCTGATAATTCAAACGTTTCCGGTTCTTCTGTTACGTATGCAGGCAAAGTCTCATCTTCATTGAGAATGATGTATGAAGTTCCTTCAGCCTCCCAACGTGCCGTTCTTCCGTTACGGTGAGTAAAAGCATCCTCATTAATGGGAAGATGATAGTGAATAATATTTTCTATTTCGGGAATATCCAGTCCACGAGAAGCCAAATCTGTTGAAACAAACACATGACAGCTGCCATTACGGAACTTATATAAAGCACGTTCACGGTCGGGTTGCTCCATTCCTCCATGAAAATATTCATTATACAATCCTTTTGAGGCAAGATAATCACTAACCCGTTCCACTGCATCCCGATGGTTACAGAAAACAATGGTGGAACTGCTGCCTAACGTGCAAAGTAAACGGAACAAAGTTTCCAGTTTATCTTTATCCGGTGAAAGCACTTTCATCAGTTTCAAGCGAACTGATTGTTCTTCAGGCTCAAGGAAGTCGAGTTTGATCGTCTCATTTAATCCTGTAAAATCAGGAATTTCTTCAGCATCAGTAGCCGAAAGAAGTATACGTTTCTTTAATCCAGGCAATTGAGCGATGATTTCCGACATCTCGTCCTGAAAACCGTATTCCAGAGATTTATCAAATTCATCAATCACCAATGTATGTATGGTATCAGGAACAAAATTTCCTTTACCTAAATGGTCGTTAATACGCCCGGGGGTACCAATAATAATTGCAGGGTGATTGCCCAGAATACTTTTTTTCTCATCAGATATTGGGTGTCCTCCATAGCAACAGCAGGTCTTGAATCCTGTATTCATTGATTTAAATACCGATTCAATCTGCAAAGCCAATTCCCTTGAAGGAACTAAAACCAAACTCTGGATCGTATTATTTTCAGGTCTTAGCTCCAGTAAAAGAGGAAGCAGAAAAGCCAATGTTTTACCTGATCCTGTTGGAGACAGCAAAACTACATCCTTCCCCTGGCTGTTAGCTCTTAAAGAAGCTTCCTGCATCGGGTTCAGATTTTCTATCTTTAAACTCTTAAGAGCCTGTTCTATTTGTTCTTGTTTCATATTCATGCTACAAAAATACGCTAAATATTAAAAAGAAGATGTATGTTTCTTCTTAAAAATCCTGATTCACAGAATTGCTAATTCACAGTTTTATCAGTAAAGTTAAGAATTAATTCGGTAGATTATTAATTTAGGGGTACATTTTATACAATAAGTTTTTTGTATTGCAACTAGAATTAGTAACTTTGCAGGCAAATTAATAC harbors:
- a CDS encoding NAD(P)-dependent oxidoreductase; translated protein: MKVLIATDKPFAKVAVDGIRKEIEAAGYELALLEKYTEKKQLLDAVKDANAIIIRSDIIDAEVLDAAKELKIVVRAGAGYDNVDLDAATAHGVCVMNTPGQNSNAVAELALGLMVFAVRNFYNGTSGSELMGKKLGIHAYGNVGRNVARVARGFGMEIYAYDAFCPKEVIEKDGAKAVDSAEELYATCDVVSLHIPATAETKNSINYALLNKMPKGAMLVNTARKEVINEAELIKLMEDRADFKYVTDIMPAANAELAEKFAGRYFSTPKKMGAQTSEANINAGIAAAKQIVGFLKDGCEKFKVNK
- the serC gene encoding 3-phosphoserine/phosphohydroxythreonine transaminase, which translates into the protein MKKHNFNAGPSILPQSTIENTAKAILDFNGSGLSLMEISHRAKDFQPVVDEAVALFKELLNIPEGYSVLFLGGGASLEFCMIPFNYLEKKAAYLNTGVWAKKAMKEAKAFGEVVEVASSADANYTFVPKDYTIPADADYFHITTNNTIYGTEIRTDIDSPVPLIADASSDIFSRPMDVSKYAMIYGGAQKNLAPAGLTFVIVKNDSLGKVSRYIPTMLNYQTHIDNGSMFNTPPVVPIYAALETLRWLKAEGGVKEMERRAIEKADLLYGEIDRNKLFVGTANKEDRSLMNICFVMKDEYKDLEADFMKFATERGMVGIKGHRSVGGFRASCYNAMPKESVEALVACMQEFEKLH
- a CDS encoding phage holin family protein; this encodes MAIEQLHAEIRCFKYIKGGKIMKMTLNFISSTVVTFLTIIFMPGIEVGSIWTAILLAVLMGIFNIAVKPGLELLSIIPTLLTILLFLLVANGSILIMADWLMDSFKVNSFGTTVMFSVIVTSLNWMLHRFYRKIK
- a CDS encoding DEAD/DEAH box helicase; its protein translation is MNMKQEQIEQALKSLKIENLNPMQEASLRANSQGKDVVLLSPTGSGKTLAFLLPLLLELRPENNTIQSLVLVPSRELALQIESVFKSMNTGFKTCCCYGGHPISDEKKSILGNHPAIIIGTPGRINDHLGKGNFVPDTIHTLVIDEFDKSLEYGFQDEMSEIIAQLPGLKKRILLSATDAEEIPDFTGLNETIKLDFLEPEEQSVRLKLMKVLSPDKDKLETLFRLLCTLGSSSTIVFCNHRDAVERVSDYLASKGLYNEYFHGGMEQPDRERALYKFRNGSCHVFVSTDLASRGLDIPEIENIIHYHLPINEDAFTHRNGRTARWEAEGTSYIILNEDETLPAYVTEEPETFELSGKVSRPAQPLWVTLYIGKGKKDKVNKIDIVGFLYKKGKLTKDDIGQIDVKEHFAFVAIRRSKLNQTLNLIQGEKIKGTKTKIEEAD